A genomic region of Camelus ferus isolate YT-003-E chromosome 11, BCGSAC_Cfer_1.0, whole genome shotgun sequence contains the following coding sequences:
- the WNT8B gene encoding protein Wnt-8b — protein sequence MPAFSNHHPDQSAVISIEAYLIYSSSVAAGAQSGIEECKYQFAWDRWNCPERALQLSSHGGLRSANRETAFVHAISSAGVMYTLTRNCSLGDFDNCGCDDSRNGQLGGQGWLWGGCSDNVGFGEAISKQFVDALETGQDARAAMNLHNNEAGRKAVKGTMKRTCKCHGVSGSCTTQTCWLQLPEFREVGAHLKEKYHAALKVDLLQGAGNSAAGRGAIADTFRSISTRELVHLEDSPDYCLENKTLGLLGTEGRECLRRGRALGRWERRSCRRLCGDCGLAVEERRAETVSSCNCKFHWCCAVRCEQCRRRVTKYFCSRAERPRGGAVHTPGRKP from the exons AtgccagccttcagcaaccaccaccctgatcagtcagcagtcATCAGCATCGAG GCTTACCTGATCTACTCCAGCAGCGTGGCAGCAGGTGCTCAGAGTGGTATTGAAGAATGCAAATACCAGTTTGCCTGGGACCGCTGGAACTGCCCTGAGAGAGCCCTGCAGCTGTCCAGCCATGGCGGCCTTCGCAGTG CTAATCGGGAGACAGCATTTGTACATGCCATCAGTTCTGCTGGGGTCATGTACACTCTGACTAGAAACTGCAGCCTTGGGGATTTTGACAACTGTGGCTGTGATGACTCCCGCAATGGGCAACTGG GGGGCCAAGGCTGGCTGTGGGGAGGCTGCAGCGACAACGTGGGCTTTGGAGAGGCAATATCCAAGCAGTTCGTCGATGCCCTGGAGACAGGACAGGATGCCCGGGCAGCCATGAACCTACACAACAACGAGGCTGGCCGCAAG GCGGTGAAGGGCACCATGAAACGCACGTGTAAGTGTCATGGCGTGTCAGGTAGCTGCACCACGCAGACCTGCTGGCTGCAGCTGCCCGAGTTCCGCGAGGTGGGCGCACACCTGAAAGAGAAGTACCACGCAGCTCTCAAGGTGGACCTGTTGCAGGGTGCTGGTAATAGCGCGGCCGGCCGCGGCGCCATCGCCGACACCTTTCGCTCCATCTCCACGCGGGAACTGGTGCACCTGGAGGACTCCCCAGACTACTGCCTGGAGAACAAAACGCTTGGACTGCTGGGCACCGAAGGCAGAGAGTGCTTGCGGCGCGGCCGGGCCCTCGGACGCTGGGAACGCCGCAGTTGCCGTCGGCTGTGCGGGGACTGCGGGCTGGCGGTGGAGGAGCGCCGCGCCGAGACGGTGTCCAGTTGCAACTGCAAGTTCCACTGGTGCTGCGCGGTCCGCTGCGAGCAGTGCCGTCGGCGGGTCACCAAGTATTTCTGCAGCCGCGCGGAGCGGCCGCGGGGGGGCGCGGTGCACACACCCGGGAGAAAACCCTAA